From Microbacterium pseudoresistens, the proteins below share one genomic window:
- a CDS encoding serine/threonine-protein kinase yields MSSPSERYEILDVFGAPTEHAIVGRGRDLTTGIEYAVKMRRGGGNVERRFTREVEAMRAASGPNVMPVIDVDPDGEWYTMPIARGELTPAIKGLSLSDREELALAVVRAVAHGLHSFHMEGRVHRDLKPKNILWFDDSNGARWVVSDFGIARNAPGSTTAELTRQGNLVGTERWAAPEQHADAHSATPRTDVYSVGAIVGWIMTGELPTPVYVPLPSERYRTVVTRATRRAPGQRYPTVDDMLQAMEHELEGGSGPLSTQLERLLNDPLDVKAFNDFALAHRGNGALFLPELRRIERSTVNTWFDADPEGMTQFAESMCDLLKDGQDVGGLQREGLRPPLLWLLDVLRHLVRQRRLDLAESLANALFTAAEAYDQYPVGDAIARWLKALSHEVAVQAMLNAVVASSTESYVHSILENDWNEPSSTTLRRWML; encoded by the coding sequence ATGAGCAGCCCTAGCGAGCGGTACGAGATCCTCGACGTGTTCGGTGCACCCACCGAGCACGCGATCGTCGGGCGTGGCCGCGATCTGACGACAGGGATCGAGTACGCGGTCAAGATGCGCCGTGGCGGGGGGAACGTCGAGCGCAGGTTCACACGTGAGGTCGAAGCGATGCGGGCAGCCTCTGGCCCGAACGTTATGCCTGTGATCGACGTTGACCCGGACGGCGAGTGGTACACGATGCCAATCGCAAGGGGTGAACTCACCCCCGCCATCAAGGGCCTCTCCCTCAGCGACCGTGAGGAGCTCGCGCTCGCTGTCGTGCGCGCGGTGGCTCATGGGCTACACAGTTTCCATATGGAGGGTCGCGTCCATCGTGATCTGAAGCCGAAGAATATCCTGTGGTTCGACGATAGCAACGGTGCCCGATGGGTGGTGTCGGACTTCGGCATTGCTCGTAACGCGCCAGGATCGACGACCGCAGAGCTCACTCGACAAGGCAACCTGGTCGGGACGGAGCGGTGGGCCGCTCCCGAGCAACATGCCGACGCGCACTCCGCAACCCCGCGAACAGACGTGTACAGCGTCGGTGCCATTGTGGGCTGGATCATGACCGGCGAACTCCCGACGCCCGTGTACGTGCCGCTGCCGTCCGAGAGATATCGCACAGTGGTCACACGCGCTACCCGCAGGGCCCCAGGGCAGCGATATCCGACTGTCGACGACATGCTCCAAGCAATGGAGCATGAGCTCGAGGGCGGGAGCGGGCCGTTGAGCACTCAACTCGAGCGGCTCCTCAATGACCCGCTCGACGTCAAGGCGTTCAACGATTTCGCTCTCGCACATCGGGGGAACGGTGCCCTGTTCCTTCCCGAACTTCGCCGTATCGAACGATCGACGGTGAACACTTGGTTCGATGCGGATCCGGAGGGGATGACGCAGTTCGCAGAGAGCATGTGTGATCTCCTGAAAGACGGTCAGGACGTAGGCGGGCTTCAACGAGAGGGACTCCGCCCTCCCTTGTTGTGGCTTCTCGACGTGCTCCGCCACCTGGTGCGCCAACGAAGGCTTGACCTCGCAGAGTCATTGGCAAACGCGCTGTTCACTGCAGCGGAAGCCTACGATCAATACCCGGTCGGCGACGCCATCGCGCGTTGGCTAAAGGCTTTGTCGCATGAAGTTGCAGTGCAGGCCATGCTCAACGCGGTAGTTGCGTCATCCACGGAGAGCTATGTTCATTCCATCCTCGAAAATGACTGGAACGAACCCTCGAGCACGACGCTTCGTCGCTGGATGCTCTAG
- a CDS encoding helix-turn-helix domain-containing protein yields the protein MESEDGLKPFLNVRETAKLLGVHENTVRNWVTAGTLVSARVPGSTQHRFAREEVLRLQKERGSSASSVAPALRTDGPELITANELNAWAARDDAKTAFPELMRRLLAVTPGISNLQVRAHEGVAASGWDGTATSAGSAYLPVGELRFEFGTDANPKGKAQSDYDKRVLALPADASSVFVFATPRNWAGGNAWASDRAAEKKFSDVKAIDAHTLESWLQESPSVHRWISERLGYRPRDAQTIERWWQAFQGRTTVALPAGFFAAGRTAEGDELRATLTAAGSGDAILAIQAPWRDEALAFTFAALAAQNDLLYRAIVVTDSAAWQRLAESRSPLILVPLFSDAPDLAAAVDNGHRVILIAEPGDIIRNAKKIELRKIDRATAREALKAVVSDSNKAEAMVALARRSVPALVRSVAREPRFRAPEWVTNTDQAAILAPLVLVGSWANAEGDLAVIERLTGRSRDDIDRLLKSLAGRADAPFVRSGGTWRVTSPAEAALLLLPTLTDGELARWAEVVADVLLTPDPYQGMDAVARLTASTQGTNPTHSETLRKGVADGLALAAASDVELPADLAMQGRVSRLIHDLLQAANADDTGTTWARLASVLPSLAEAAPEVFQDAVELDLDRTDPILRTMFQDSGADTLFGPSSPHPYLLWALETLCWSPTYFGRAAALLGRLSALDPGGRLSNRPIESLQNVAAGWLPQSGASVDDKLAVIARLMQREPDVGWKLALGVWPESHAVAFQPHSPTYRDWSPIRQSVTYADWGHFVHELVILVTAAAGTDAARWKELVPQIDELPPQERVAVLAKLREVIGAQDWSSEDVYAVWETLSSEADRHEEYSDAEWAMPAEDVVTFRELADALAPTQDGRRFSSLFDWRAHVPNLKLGDEGYDIELARLQREALDHVLVLGSDALRSLTIDVKTPHVVGRLLAGTANAPDQEILGWLSSSEPNLNQAALNYVSVKIHEGGMQWLKEAFASPALQEAEAREILMAAVPLSRQYWTEVSSLGEGLEEAYWKRAQPFAAASDDRAEGVRQFVQHGRPWEAMTLLSIMLHEHQEPEISLVKEVFDALRRGAEPPQDTTMSGYYVGKLLEYMEQRVPDDDELPGYEFMFFELVHDHQPSGALYRALSKDPTDFVNMVSAIFRAEGEPKRTPTPQEQAFAHLSFSVLRKWRTLPGLADDGSIDADHLTEWVRAARLALADCGRASIGDEQIGQVLASSPVGSDGVWPAEAVREIIENVGNARIDTGVHIGKTNQRGVTSRGVFDGGDQERVLEQQYREMASKIATRWPRTARILRGIADNYQHEARRNDAEAERMGDDG from the coding sequence ATGGAGAGTGAAGATGGACTGAAGCCATTCCTGAACGTTCGTGAGACCGCGAAGCTCCTTGGGGTGCACGAAAACACCGTCAGGAACTGGGTCACAGCAGGCACCCTCGTGTCAGCTCGTGTTCCAGGCTCGACGCAGCATCGTTTTGCTCGAGAAGAGGTCCTGCGCCTTCAGAAGGAACGCGGCTCGAGCGCTTCGTCGGTCGCACCCGCGCTCCGCACGGACGGGCCTGAGCTCATCACCGCCAACGAACTGAACGCCTGGGCTGCCCGCGATGATGCGAAGACCGCCTTTCCCGAGCTGATGCGTCGTCTTCTCGCGGTGACTCCCGGGATCAGCAATCTGCAAGTCCGCGCCCACGAGGGTGTGGCTGCCTCTGGTTGGGACGGCACCGCCACGTCTGCAGGTAGTGCGTACCTTCCAGTCGGCGAGCTGCGCTTCGAGTTCGGCACGGACGCCAACCCGAAAGGAAAGGCTCAGAGCGACTACGACAAGCGGGTGCTCGCGCTCCCCGCTGACGCGAGTTCAGTCTTTGTCTTCGCAACGCCAAGGAACTGGGCTGGCGGTAACGCGTGGGCTTCCGATCGGGCCGCCGAGAAGAAGTTCTCTGACGTGAAGGCCATCGATGCGCACACTCTGGAGAGCTGGCTCCAAGAATCGCCGTCCGTACATCGTTGGATTTCGGAGCGGCTAGGCTACCGACCGCGAGACGCACAGACCATCGAACGGTGGTGGCAGGCTTTTCAGGGTCGCACGACGGTGGCGCTCCCGGCTGGCTTCTTCGCGGCTGGACGCACCGCTGAGGGCGACGAGTTGCGTGCAACCCTGACCGCTGCAGGATCCGGCGATGCGATCTTGGCTATTCAAGCGCCGTGGCGCGATGAGGCCCTCGCCTTCACGTTCGCCGCCTTGGCTGCGCAGAACGACCTTCTGTACCGGGCCATTGTTGTCACCGATAGCGCCGCCTGGCAGCGGCTGGCCGAATCGCGGTCTCCTCTAATTCTCGTTCCGTTGTTTTCCGATGCGCCCGACCTCGCGGCCGCCGTCGACAACGGACATCGGGTGATCTTGATCGCCGAGCCTGGCGACATCATTCGAAACGCCAAGAAGATTGAGCTCCGCAAGATAGACCGCGCAACCGCTCGCGAGGCGCTTAAGGCCGTCGTGTCCGACTCGAACAAGGCCGAGGCGATGGTGGCCCTCGCGCGTCGCAGTGTGCCCGCGCTCGTTCGTTCGGTCGCACGCGAGCCACGCTTCCGAGCCCCAGAGTGGGTCACCAATACCGATCAAGCCGCTATCCTCGCACCGCTCGTTCTGGTTGGTTCGTGGGCGAACGCTGAAGGCGACCTCGCAGTGATCGAAAGACTGACCGGACGATCACGCGACGATATCGATCGCCTTCTGAAAAGTCTCGCCGGCCGAGCGGATGCACCGTTCGTTCGTTCGGGCGGCACCTGGCGTGTCACCTCGCCTGCAGAGGCTGCTCTTCTCCTCCTACCGACGCTCACTGATGGTGAACTAGCGAGGTGGGCCGAGGTTGTCGCAGATGTCCTGTTGACACCGGACCCCTACCAGGGCATGGATGCCGTCGCTCGTCTGACCGCGAGCACCCAAGGCACCAACCCGACCCATTCGGAGACGCTTAGGAAAGGCGTGGCGGACGGACTAGCGCTCGCCGCCGCGAGCGACGTCGAGCTTCCTGCTGACCTAGCCATGCAGGGGCGGGTCAGCCGGCTCATTCACGATCTACTTCAAGCTGCAAACGCCGACGACACAGGAACGACCTGGGCTCGACTGGCCAGTGTCCTGCCCAGCTTGGCGGAAGCCGCCCCGGAGGTGTTTCAGGATGCGGTTGAACTCGACTTGGACCGCACCGACCCGATTCTTCGCACGATGTTCCAAGACAGCGGCGCGGACACTCTTTTCGGACCTTCGTCGCCACACCCCTACTTGCTATGGGCACTCGAGACGCTGTGCTGGTCGCCGACCTATTTCGGTCGGGCGGCAGCGCTTCTTGGAAGGCTGTCCGCACTGGATCCTGGTGGTCGGCTAAGCAATCGTCCGATCGAGAGCCTGCAGAATGTCGCCGCGGGCTGGTTGCCTCAGAGCGGCGCGAGCGTCGATGACAAACTCGCCGTCATCGCGCGTCTCATGCAGCGCGAACCCGATGTCGGCTGGAAGCTTGCCCTCGGCGTCTGGCCTGAGAGTCACGCAGTTGCTTTCCAGCCGCACTCTCCGACGTATCGCGACTGGTCGCCCATCCGGCAATCGGTCACCTATGCGGACTGGGGGCATTTCGTTCATGAACTCGTGATCCTCGTCACCGCCGCTGCTGGGACCGACGCAGCACGCTGGAAAGAGCTTGTTCCGCAGATCGATGAACTGCCGCCCCAGGAACGGGTCGCAGTCCTAGCCAAGCTCCGCGAGGTCATCGGCGCTCAAGACTGGTCGTCCGAAGACGTGTATGCGGTTTGGGAAACGCTGAGCAGCGAGGCAGATCGGCACGAGGAGTACTCCGACGCCGAGTGGGCTATGCCCGCTGAGGACGTGGTCACGTTCCGCGAACTTGCCGACGCCCTCGCGCCCACCCAAGACGGGCGACGGTTCTCCAGTCTCTTCGACTGGCGGGCTCACGTACCCAATCTCAAGCTGGGCGACGAAGGATATGACATCGAACTCGCGCGACTTCAACGCGAGGCGCTCGACCACGTACTTGTGCTCGGCTCAGACGCACTGCGCTCGCTCACCATCGATGTCAAGACACCCCATGTCGTGGGTCGACTGCTCGCAGGCACGGCCAACGCGCCAGATCAAGAGATTCTCGGGTGGCTGAGTTCATCGGAGCCCAACTTGAATCAAGCAGCGTTGAACTACGTGAGCGTGAAGATCCACGAAGGCGGGATGCAGTGGCTGAAGGAAGCCTTCGCAAGCCCGGCGCTTCAGGAGGCCGAAGCTCGAGAGATTCTGATGGCGGCAGTGCCCCTCTCCCGCCAGTACTGGACTGAGGTGTCCTCGCTGGGAGAAGGACTCGAAGAGGCCTATTGGAAGCGAGCTCAGCCCTTCGCTGCGGCCTCTGACGATCGGGCGGAGGGCGTTCGGCAGTTCGTTCAACATGGTCGGCCCTGGGAGGCGATGACACTTCTGAGCATCATGCTGCACGAGCATCAGGAACCGGAGATCAGTCTCGTCAAGGAGGTGTTCGACGCACTACGTCGAGGAGCGGAGCCTCCCCAGGACACCACGATGAGCGGCTACTACGTCGGCAAACTTCTGGAATACATGGAACAACGGGTGCCCGACGACGACGAGCTCCCAGGCTACGAGTTCATGTTCTTTGAGCTCGTTCACGACCATCAGCCTTCGGGCGCCCTCTATCGGGCGCTGAGTAAGGATCCCACTGACTTCGTCAACATGGTGAGCGCCATCTTCCGTGCGGAAGGGGAACCCAAGCGAACGCCCACACCGCAGGAGCAGGCCTTCGCGCACCTATCCTTCTCGGTGCTCCGCAAATGGCGCACGCTCCCCGGACTCGCGGACGACGGGAGTATCGACGCCGACCACCTCACGGAATGGGTACGCGCCGCCCGCCTTGCCCTCGCGGATTGTGGGCGAGCATCGATCGGCGACGAGCAGATTGGGCAGGTACTTGCCTCGAGCCCTGTTGGGTCAGACGGGGTTTGGCCAGCCGAAGCCGTTCGGGAGATCATCGAAAACGTTGGCAATGCACGGATCGATACGGGCGTGCACATCGGCAAGACCAATCAACGTGGTGTGACTTCGCGTGGCGTGTTCGATGGCGGCGATCAGGAACGTGTGCTCGAACAGCAGTACCGGGAGATGGCTAGCAAGATCGCCACACGGTGGCCACGCACGGCTCGCATCCTGCGGGGCATCGCGGATAACTATCAGCATGAAGCCCGCCGTAACGACGCAGAAGCGGAACGAATGGGCGACGACGGATAA
- a CDS encoding restriction endonuclease, protein MPDYDFRSLSPIDFEAFTRDLLNAELGVNFVDYGVGPDGGVDLRDNVRQIVAQCKHRPDASKRALLTSAQREAHKLSHASMKEYLFVTSASVSPDAEDELREALRPLPVGTSGIWHRGALNGALARHKSVEERAFKLWLSSAIALDEIVSAAQWQRSEELLQRVTDRVKLYVRTPTFHEALQKLTEEHVVLISGPPGVGKSTLAEILLLTLWHQGWTVINIASDVDEAWRHMRSTERIVFFYDDFLGQTSTAELQKNEGAGIASLIDKISRAGSNHYLVLTSREQILNVARTGGDDRIRRMVQARETVRIELGEIDRFDRARMLFNHLYFGFTASEDRSDLATDARYLRVIDHPGFNPRILESVVMRQKHQNIDEFYEAIFHALDHPDDIWAGSFRQLSTVSTMILMQLALSPFGSMRLDVLREAVRPTDPRDWISALRVLEGTWIRLLPEQGEALDASLYDPSRRDFLLDLVAESAYFESVLERVSTLTQWLYFCRLGRLVPGVTIVKESATSDAIQAILNDRAHDLDRLTADIASRNFAAIARVEAAGQKKRQSAVGFVYTTSVLTDRCEALAALAHLSAKLPAPMPLSEGCLQEELQPLLSALPSAQIPPESGEIFRLSLALVTESSPMWAIEAAMDLADFAFENCTNADDLELYSRLPDWFRDGVYRERGSSALRLALENELEYISQQDDPEVMASWLDQVCGIADSHGVSLWVDELREKIDTLPREQPSTRIDVPRTGTATFSAGSDEDMRALFSKLNA, encoded by the coding sequence GTGCCGGACTATGACTTTCGTTCCCTGTCGCCCATCGACTTCGAAGCCTTCACCCGCGACCTTCTAAATGCAGAGCTGGGGGTGAACTTCGTCGACTATGGGGTCGGTCCGGACGGCGGCGTGGATCTGAGAGACAACGTGCGGCAGATCGTCGCCCAGTGCAAACATCGCCCGGACGCATCGAAACGTGCATTGCTTACTTCCGCGCAGCGCGAAGCCCACAAGCTCTCTCATGCGTCGATGAAAGAGTACCTATTCGTCACATCGGCCAGCGTTTCGCCTGATGCGGAGGACGAGCTTCGGGAAGCGCTGAGGCCACTTCCTGTTGGGACGTCAGGCATCTGGCATAGAGGGGCGCTCAACGGCGCGCTCGCGCGCCACAAGAGCGTCGAGGAGCGCGCGTTCAAGCTCTGGCTGTCGAGTGCCATTGCGCTCGATGAGATCGTCTCGGCGGCGCAGTGGCAGCGAAGCGAAGAGCTTCTGCAGCGCGTGACCGATCGCGTCAAGCTCTATGTGCGGACTCCGACCTTTCATGAAGCTCTTCAGAAGCTCACGGAAGAGCATGTCGTGTTAATCTCGGGCCCACCCGGCGTCGGCAAGAGCACGCTGGCGGAGATCCTGCTGCTGACGCTCTGGCATCAGGGTTGGACGGTCATCAACATCGCCTCCGATGTCGACGAAGCGTGGCGTCATATGCGTTCCACTGAGCGCATCGTCTTCTTCTATGACGACTTCCTCGGGCAGACCAGCACGGCAGAGCTTCAGAAGAACGAAGGGGCGGGCATCGCAAGCCTGATCGACAAGATCAGCCGCGCTGGAAGCAATCACTACCTGGTACTGACCAGCCGCGAGCAGATCCTCAACGTCGCGAGGACCGGTGGCGATGACCGAATCCGAAGGATGGTGCAAGCGCGGGAAACTGTGAGGATTGAGCTCGGGGAAATCGATCGCTTCGATCGCGCGCGCATGCTCTTCAACCACCTGTACTTCGGATTCACGGCGTCAGAGGATCGATCCGATCTCGCGACCGATGCTCGATATCTTCGTGTCATCGATCACCCCGGATTCAATCCGCGAATTCTCGAGTCAGTGGTGATGCGACAGAAGCACCAGAACATCGATGAATTCTACGAGGCTATCTTCCACGCACTCGACCATCCAGATGACATTTGGGCAGGTAGCTTCCGACAACTGTCGACCGTCTCAACGATGATTCTCATGCAGCTTGCCCTCTCCCCTTTCGGCTCCATGCGGCTTGATGTTCTCCGGGAGGCGGTTCGCCCTACAGATCCACGCGACTGGATCTCGGCACTGCGGGTGCTGGAAGGCACCTGGATCAGGCTCCTCCCCGAGCAAGGCGAGGCGCTCGATGCAAGTCTCTACGACCCCAGCCGTCGCGACTTTCTCCTTGATCTGGTGGCCGAGTCGGCATACTTCGAGAGCGTTCTAGAGCGAGTGTCAACGCTCACGCAGTGGCTGTATTTCTGTCGTCTGGGGCGTCTCGTCCCTGGGGTCACGATCGTCAAGGAGTCCGCAACCAGCGATGCTATCCAGGCCATCCTCAATGATCGCGCACATGATCTCGACCGACTGACGGCAGACATCGCGTCGCGCAACTTCGCCGCTATCGCACGGGTGGAGGCTGCCGGACAAAAGAAGAGGCAGTCCGCCGTCGGGTTCGTGTACACGACGTCCGTGCTCACTGATCGCTGCGAGGCGCTTGCCGCTTTGGCGCATCTGTCCGCAAAGCTCCCCGCGCCCATGCCGCTCTCCGAGGGCTGTCTGCAGGAGGAACTCCAACCCCTGCTGTCTGCGCTTCCCTCCGCCCAGATCCCGCCCGAATCGGGAGAGATCTTTCGACTGAGCCTCGCTCTCGTCACGGAATCTTCTCCGATGTGGGCAATCGAGGCAGCGATGGATCTCGCCGACTTCGCATTCGAGAACTGCACCAATGCGGATGACCTAGAACTCTATTCGCGGCTGCCGGACTGGTTTCGTGATGGCGTTTATCGAGAACGCGGGTCATCTGCCCTTCGCCTGGCCTTGGAAAACGAGTTGGAGTACATCTCTCAACAGGATGACCCGGAAGTGATGGCGAGCTGGCTGGACCAAGTCTGCGGGATCGCCGATAGTCATGGAGTGTCACTCTGGGTAGATGAGCTCCGCGAAAAGATCGATACGCTGCCTCGGGAACAGCCGTCGACGCGCATTGATGTTCCTCGAACGGGTACCGCAACTTTCTCCGCCGGGAGCGATGAAGACATGCGAGCCCTGTTCAGCAAACTCAACGCATAG
- a CDS encoding tyrosine-type recombinase/integrase has protein sequence MTVHHSVLPSFGVPLHLDALRRGSRIRARVRWTDPLSRKRGSRSVTVDDDFAAQEFFELMRTSSNRTIDPLITLNGYTRSIGDRFLRGVDPTSTAAGYRAGLRLRVLPALGDTRLRDITTGRVDRAIDSWETTHSRSTLKNTIAALTRVLDEAVRDDLIPRNPVRDRADRRYRPNTELPHAKLIPTPDDVARIAAACADIRRSYGDHVMLSAFLAARSSEVGGLLVGDVDWASKVVTIERQCFPGAGRLNIKPPKGRRARRVPIIEPLEPVLRRLTTRRSRNLPLLRGPRGGVITTAALRDATGWDELVASLGLRGLRRHDLRHAGATWFANAGVPIHVVSHILGHASVETTRAYLHTDDTALQNAAARMNEHLREAAMSS, from the coding sequence ATGACTGTTCATCATTCCGTCTTGCCATCGTTCGGAGTTCCCCTCCACCTCGACGCCCTCCGCCGCGGTTCACGGATCCGCGCCCGGGTCCGCTGGACCGATCCGCTCTCGCGGAAGCGCGGAAGTCGCTCTGTCACGGTCGATGATGACTTCGCCGCACAGGAATTCTTCGAACTCATGCGCACGAGTTCGAACCGAACCATCGATCCGCTCATCACTCTTAACGGCTACACGCGTTCGATCGGGGATCGGTTCCTTCGTGGGGTCGATCCAACATCGACTGCAGCCGGATACCGAGCCGGGCTCCGGCTCAGGGTCCTCCCCGCGCTGGGCGACACCCGCCTTCGCGACATCACGACGGGGCGCGTCGACCGAGCGATCGACAGTTGGGAGACGACCCATTCCCGCTCCACGCTCAAGAACACGATCGCCGCGCTGACGCGGGTGCTCGACGAAGCGGTGCGCGATGACCTCATCCCTCGGAATCCCGTGCGCGACCGCGCCGACAGGCGCTATCGCCCGAACACGGAGCTTCCGCACGCGAAGCTGATTCCTACGCCCGATGATGTCGCGCGGATCGCTGCGGCCTGCGCTGACATCCGTCGAAGCTACGGCGACCACGTCATGCTCAGCGCATTTCTGGCCGCACGCAGCTCGGAAGTAGGCGGGCTCCTCGTCGGCGACGTCGACTGGGCGAGCAAAGTCGTCACGATCGAAAGGCAGTGCTTCCCCGGCGCTGGCCGCCTGAACATCAAACCCCCGAAAGGTCGTCGCGCCCGCCGCGTGCCGATCATCGAACCGCTCGAGCCCGTGCTGCGCAGGCTCACAACGCGACGGTCGCGCAACCTGCCACTGTTGCGCGGGCCGCGCGGTGGTGTCATCACGACCGCAGCATTGCGTGACGCAACCGGTTGGGACGAACTGGTTGCGTCTTTGGGATTGCGAGGGTTGCGCCGTCACGACCTCCGACATGCAGGCGCCACTTGGTTCGCGAACGCCGGCGTTCCGATCCACGTTGTGAGCCACATCCTCGGGCATGCGTCAGTCGAGACGACGCGTGCGTACCTACACACTGATGACACCGCTCTGCAGAACGCTGCAGCACGAATGAACGAGCACCTTCGGGAGGCCGCGATGAGCAGCTAG
- a CDS encoding GNAT family N-acetyltransferase translates to MVTITTKTATIAEWDDVQKALTGGGDGASCQCIWPMIPNKEWQASTRDERKQMLRAEVAATPSPGIVAYVDGEAAGWVRVGPRPAQQRLGRTRAIAAATQEPLDDASVWAVSCFSVRREHRRKGVTTALLDAAVAYAKESGARIIEGYPIDTSAVKTSSNDLFHGALSTFTNAGFTPDGELKPGRTLVTFEV, encoded by the coding sequence ATGGTCACGATCACGACGAAGACGGCGACGATCGCCGAATGGGATGACGTTCAGAAGGCGCTCACCGGAGGCGGCGACGGCGCCAGCTGCCAGTGCATCTGGCCGATGATCCCGAACAAGGAATGGCAGGCGAGCACGCGCGACGAGCGCAAGCAGATGCTGCGGGCAGAGGTCGCTGCGACGCCGTCGCCGGGCATCGTCGCCTACGTCGACGGCGAGGCAGCGGGATGGGTCCGCGTAGGCCCGCGCCCCGCGCAGCAGCGCCTCGGCCGCACCCGTGCCATCGCCGCCGCCACACAGGAGCCGCTCGACGACGCGAGCGTCTGGGCAGTGAGCTGCTTCTCGGTGCGCCGCGAGCATCGCCGCAAGGGCGTGACCACCGCTCTGCTCGACGCCGCCGTCGCCTATGCGAAGGAGTCGGGGGCGCGGATCATCGAGGGCTACCCGATCGACACCTCGGCGGTGAAGACCAGCAGCAACGACCTCTTCCACGGCGCACTCTCCACATTCACGAACGCGGGGTTCACACCCGACGGCGAGCTCAAACCCGGCCGCACCCTGGTGACCTTCGAGGTCTGA
- a CDS encoding lysoplasmalogenase: protein MHSRRLHSRRLLWTFVPFVVVSVVHVIALATNSPLTTPTKLLLMPLLAVPVVALWTRLHPRVAAVILGAALLFSWLGDEAGLFFPALPELPLMLGFFGIAHIAYILLFARFLREQRLPIWTLAYALWWMLMMVVLAPRAGELIVAVALYGAVLAGTAAMASRCAPMIAWGGLLFLASDTILAFRLFLPETMPAWTSPAVMLTYTLGQGLLVAGSLRALAADRASAAEAPAEVVS, encoded by the coding sequence ATGCACTCCCGACGGCTCCACTCACGACGACTGCTCTGGACCTTCGTTCCGTTCGTCGTCGTCTCGGTTGTGCATGTGATCGCGCTCGCCACGAACAGCCCGTTGACCACACCGACGAAGCTGCTGCTCATGCCGCTGCTCGCCGTACCCGTCGTCGCGCTGTGGACGCGCCTGCATCCTCGCGTCGCGGCCGTGATCCTCGGCGCCGCCCTGCTGTTCTCCTGGCTCGGCGACGAAGCCGGGCTCTTCTTCCCCGCTCTTCCCGAGCTTCCGCTCATGCTCGGATTCTTCGGCATCGCGCACATCGCGTACATCCTTCTGTTCGCCCGGTTCCTGCGTGAGCAGCGCCTGCCAATCTGGACGCTCGCCTACGCACTGTGGTGGATGCTGATGATGGTCGTGCTCGCACCCCGCGCAGGCGAGCTGATCGTCGCGGTCGCCCTGTACGGGGCCGTGCTCGCCGGCACCGCGGCGATGGCCTCGCGGTGCGCGCCGATGATCGCCTGGGGCGGCCTGCTCTTTCTCGCCAGCGACACGATCCTCGCCTTCCGGCTGTTCCTGCCAGAGACGATGCCGGCATGGACGAGCCCCGCCGTGATGCTCACCTACACGCTCGGCCAAGGACTCCTCGTAGCAGGATCGTTGCGCGCGCTCGCCGCCGATCGTGCATCGGCAGCGGAAGCGCCCGCGGAGGTGGTGTCGTGA
- a CDS encoding S4 domain-containing protein: protein MSGSSAAGSVRVDSWLWAVRIYKTRSAATTACRAGHVRVNGERVKAAQLVRPGDELRVRIAGFDRILVVHQPLAKRVGAPLAAAAMEDRTPPREPVALAGQRDRGAGRPTKRERRELDRLRNRRFD from the coding sequence GTGAGCGGCTCGAGCGCGGCCGGAAGCGTGCGTGTGGACAGCTGGCTCTGGGCCGTGCGCATCTACAAGACCCGCTCCGCCGCAACCACCGCATGCCGCGCGGGTCACGTGCGCGTGAATGGCGAGCGCGTCAAGGCCGCGCAGCTCGTGCGCCCGGGCGACGAGCTGCGCGTACGCATCGCCGGGTTCGACCGCATCCTCGTTGTGCACCAGCCCCTCGCCAAACGCGTCGGCGCACCCCTCGCGGCCGCGGCGATGGAGGACCGCACGCCGCCGCGGGAACCGGTCGCGCTCGCCGGGCAGCGCGATCGCGGAGCGGGTCGCCCGACCAAGCGGGAACGGCGTGAGCTCGATCGCCTGCGCAATCGAAGATTTGACTGA